In the genome of Terribacillus sp. FSL K6-0262, one region contains:
- a CDS encoding SprT family protein, with amino-acid sequence MKEITMHNLQQIVEEISIMWFQKPFVDTARYNNRLRTTGGRYLPGKRIIEINPKYLDELGQEETIGIIKHELCHYHLHIEGKGYGHRDPEFRELLHRTKSPRFCNVLPSVKEQQLLTYECTKCGHIYKRKKTVNTRKYGCGKCGGKLKKTEDTDILGK; translated from the coding sequence ATGAAAGAAATAACGATGCATAATCTGCAGCAGATAGTTGAAGAAATTTCAATTATGTGGTTTCAAAAGCCATTTGTAGATACTGCAAGGTATAATAATCGTCTCAGGACGACTGGAGGCAGATACCTGCCCGGGAAAAGGATCATTGAGATCAATCCTAAGTATTTGGATGAGCTTGGACAGGAAGAAACGATTGGAATCATCAAGCATGAACTATGTCATTATCATTTGCATATCGAAGGCAAGGGATATGGCCATCGCGATCCGGAATTTCGGGAGCTCCTGCACCGGACCAAATCACCGCGATTCTGCAATGTGCTTCCGTCTGTCAAAGAACAGCAGCTGCTAACTTATGAATGCACGAAATGCGGGCATATATATAAGCGTAAAAAGACAGTCAATACACGCAAATATGGGTGCGGTAAATGTGGAGGAAAGCTGAAAAAGACGGAGGACACGGATATCCTGGGGAAATAG
- the cmpA gene encoding cortex morphogenetic protein CmpA — MPNWLKNQLSQAFLTKNVNQLKVLNQCWFFYKRKQHSNGG, encoded by the coding sequence ATGCCTAATTGGTTGAAAAATCAACTATCACAAGCTTTTCTCACAAAAAACGTTAACCAATTGAAGGTGTTGAATCAATGCTGGTTCTTCTATAAGCGGAAACAGCATTCCAACGGCGGCTAA
- a CDS encoding Tex family protein, whose product MEPSIQDRLIQWVEKETSIKQSSIRQVIHLLGEGNTVPFIARYRKEQTGALDEVEIKAIQDKWEYAQQLHQRKTEVIRLIEEQGKLTEELKRDILAAMQLQRIEDLYRPYKQKRRTKATIAKEKGLEPLAKGLYEQTIRDPEKEAQNYLDPEKELHSEAEVLQGAGDIVAEWISEQPAFRDYIRDKTEKQGVLLTKVKKAEDDDKGVYEMYYAYQEPIRQMASHRTLAVNRGEKEGILRVTIEPPVDVILAYLKRKIIRQGASAEVAAALEAVIEDSYKRLIQPSVEREIRSMLSEKAEEQAIKIFSENLKNLLLQPPLKGRVVLGVDPAFRTGCKLAVIDETGKLLEKNVIYPTAPRNDVKGAKRIVDALLEKYNVELIAIGNGTASRETEQFIADVIRQSGSSVAYIIVNEAGASVYSASELARKEFPDLQVEERSAISIGRRIQDPLAELVKIDPKSIGVGQYQHDVSQKKLNDSLGFVVETAVNQVGVNVNTASESLLQYVSGFSKTVAANVVKQRNEIGKFTSRKQLKAIPRLGNKTYEQSIGFLRVLDGEEPLDRTPIHPESYTATKQLLERLGATVADIGSAQLREKLAELDIDQVAAELGIGRLTLQDVIQALNQPGRDPRDDLAQPLLKQDVLAMEDLKEGMELQGTVRNVVDFGVFVDIGVKQDGLVHISKMSDRYVKHPMDIASVGDVVTVWVDKVDIDKQRIALTMVK is encoded by the coding sequence TTGGAACCATCGATTCAAGACAGGCTCATACAATGGGTCGAAAAAGAAACATCCATCAAACAATCATCCATCAGACAGGTCATCCACCTGCTGGGAGAGGGAAATACCGTACCGTTTATTGCCCGTTACCGGAAAGAGCAGACTGGAGCTCTGGATGAAGTTGAAATCAAGGCGATTCAGGATAAGTGGGAATATGCACAGCAGCTTCACCAACGGAAAACGGAAGTGATCCGTTTGATCGAGGAGCAAGGAAAACTGACAGAGGAGCTCAAGCGCGACATTCTGGCTGCCATGCAGCTGCAGCGCATAGAGGATTTATATCGTCCATACAAGCAAAAGCGGAGGACAAAGGCAACGATTGCGAAGGAAAAAGGATTGGAGCCCCTTGCAAAAGGACTTTATGAACAAACCATCCGAGATCCGGAAAAAGAAGCGCAAAACTATCTGGATCCTGAAAAAGAGCTGCATTCCGAGGCGGAAGTGCTGCAAGGTGCCGGTGATATAGTAGCGGAATGGATCAGTGAGCAACCGGCTTTTCGGGATTATATTAGAGATAAGACAGAGAAGCAAGGTGTTCTTTTGACCAAAGTCAAAAAGGCGGAAGACGATGACAAAGGCGTATACGAAATGTACTATGCGTATCAGGAGCCGATCCGGCAAATGGCTTCCCATCGGACCTTGGCTGTCAACCGAGGTGAGAAGGAAGGGATATTGCGTGTTACGATCGAGCCGCCTGTGGATGTCATCCTAGCTTATCTTAAACGTAAAATCATCAGACAAGGGGCATCTGCTGAAGTAGCTGCAGCATTGGAGGCAGTGATCGAGGATAGCTATAAGCGTCTCATCCAGCCATCGGTGGAACGGGAAATTCGTTCCATGCTGTCGGAGAAGGCAGAGGAACAAGCGATTAAAATTTTCTCGGAGAACCTGAAAAATCTCTTGCTTCAGCCGCCATTGAAGGGCCGCGTCGTATTGGGAGTGGACCCGGCGTTCCGCACAGGATGTAAGCTGGCGGTTATCGATGAGACAGGGAAGCTGCTGGAAAAGAATGTGATTTATCCTACAGCGCCACGCAACGATGTCAAAGGAGCCAAAAGAATCGTCGATGCGTTGCTTGAAAAGTACAATGTCGAACTGATTGCCATTGGAAATGGAACTGCATCAAGGGAAACGGAGCAATTCATTGCGGATGTGATTCGTCAATCCGGAAGCAGTGTCGCTTATATAATCGTAAACGAAGCTGGCGCGAGTGTGTATTCAGCATCGGAATTGGCAAGAAAGGAATTTCCAGATCTGCAAGTGGAGGAACGTAGTGCTATTTCCATCGGCCGCAGAATACAGGATCCTTTGGCAGAGTTGGTCAAGATCGATCCGAAATCGATTGGCGTCGGACAATATCAGCATGATGTCAGCCAAAAAAAACTCAATGATTCCTTGGGGTTTGTCGTGGAGACTGCAGTGAACCAAGTCGGGGTCAATGTGAATACAGCTTCCGAATCTTTGCTGCAGTATGTATCGGGATTTAGTAAGACGGTAGCAGCAAATGTCGTGAAGCAGCGGAATGAGATCGGTAAATTCACCTCGCGCAAGCAGCTGAAAGCCATTCCCAGGCTTGGAAACAAGACTTATGAACAGAGTATCGGCTTCCTGCGTGTCTTGGACGGTGAGGAGCCGCTTGATAGGACGCCGATCCATCCAGAGAGCTATACAGCTACAAAACAGCTTCTGGAGCGGCTTGGTGCAACTGTGGCGGATATAGGGAGCGCGCAGCTGCGGGAGAAGCTGGCGGAGCTTGACATCGACCAAGTTGCTGCAGAGTTAGGTATTGGTCGATTAACGCTCCAGGACGTCATACAGGCGCTGAATCAGCCGGGGAGAGACCCGCGTGATGATTTGGCTCAGCCATTATTGAAACAAGATGTATTGGCAATGGAAGATCTCAAGGAAGGAATGGAGCTCCAGGGAACGGTCCGGAACGTAGTGGATTTCGGTGTGTTCGTCGATATAGGAGTCAAACAGGATGGACTCGTCCATATTTCCAAAATGTCGGATAGATACGTAAAACATCCGATGGATATTGCTTCGGTAGGGGATGTTGTCACTGTCTGGGTGGATAAAGTGGACATTGACAAACAGCGAATAGCCCTTACAATGGTGAAGTGA
- a CDS encoding SpoIIE family protein phosphatase, with the protein MSDFYLHMDVSAFQEPKKGNYYCGDSYFYHESEHEFICVLADGLGSGEFAKESSQVVIDVIRAHVHSGIDELIRRSNEVLVGKRGVVLGILKVDYRTSTYSFTSIGNIGIMTITSGKKERCIPSQGFLAGYPRKYKISRGILQDDMIFVMFSDGVSDNELTQELFKEKDVRKIRDMFALTKQKPHEDDITLIAMKYTE; encoded by the coding sequence TTGAGTGATTTCTATCTCCATATGGATGTGTCGGCGTTTCAGGAGCCTAAAAAAGGCAATTATTATTGCGGAGATAGTTATTTCTACCATGAATCGGAACATGAATTCATCTGTGTGCTGGCTGATGGACTTGGAAGCGGGGAATTTGCCAAAGAGTCATCACAGGTAGTGATAGATGTGATCCGTGCCCATGTGCATAGCGGAATCGATGAGCTGATCAGAAGATCGAACGAGGTATTGGTCGGTAAACGCGGAGTCGTGCTGGGTATCTTGAAGGTGGATTATCGGACAAGCACTTATTCCTTCACTTCCATTGGCAATATCGGGATCATGACAATCACAAGTGGTAAAAAAGAGCGATGTATACCGAGCCAAGGGTTTCTTGCCGGGTATCCGAGGAAATATAAGATTTCACGGGGAATCCTGCAAGATGATATGATATTCGTTATGTTTTCTGATGGTGTTTCCGATAACGAGCTTACGCAGGAACTTTTCAAGGAAAAGGATGTTCGGAAAATAAGGGATATGTTCGCTCTCACCAAACAAAAGCCGCATGAAGATGATATAACATTGATTGCCATGAAATACACAGAATAG
- the sigB gene encoding RNA polymerase sigma factor SigB produces the protein MTTKSQPHNNREDEVYKWIDHLQKHPTDEEIQEKIVLTYKDLVVSIARKYSKNSSIHEDLVQVGMLGLLAAIRRYNPDFGKSFESFAIPTIIGEIKRFIRDKTWSVHVPRRIKELGPKIRKAIDELTTENQKSPTVAEIAAYLEVSEEDILETMEMGKSYKALSVDRKIEADSDGSTVAILDLVGSTDNGYEDIDRRMLLEKVLPILSEREQEILRCTYFENMSQKDTGERLGISQMHVSRLQRRALRKLREALQAEGADSFE, from the coding sequence ATGACGACCAAATCTCAACCACACAATAACCGTGAGGATGAGGTTTATAAATGGATAGATCATCTGCAAAAGCATCCCACAGATGAAGAAATCCAAGAAAAAATCGTACTCACATACAAAGACCTCGTCGTATCCATAGCAAGGAAATATTCCAAGAACAGCTCCATCCATGAAGATTTGGTCCAGGTCGGCATGCTGGGCCTGCTTGCAGCAATCAGGAGATATAATCCTGATTTCGGCAAATCCTTTGAATCATTTGCCATCCCGACAATCATCGGGGAAATCAAACGCTTCATTCGTGATAAGACATGGAGTGTCCATGTACCGCGGCGGATCAAAGAGCTGGGTCCGAAAATACGCAAGGCAATCGATGAACTGACGACAGAAAATCAAAAATCCCCGACCGTGGCTGAAATCGCTGCTTATCTGGAAGTGTCCGAGGAAGACATTTTGGAAACGATGGAAATGGGCAAAAGCTATAAGGCATTGTCTGTCGACAGAAAGATTGAGGCTGACTCGGATGGCAGCACGGTGGCTATCCTCGATTTGGTAGGCTCGACGGATAATGGCTACGAAGACATAGACCGCAGAATGCTGCTGGAAAAGGTGCTTCCAATTCTCAGTGAGCGGGAGCAGGAGATACTTCGCTGCACATACTTCGAGAATATGAGCCAAAAAGATACAGGGGAAAGACTCGGTATTTCTCAGATGCATGTATCGCGTCTGCAGCGCAGAGCTTTGCGTAAACTGCGGGAGGCCCTGCAAGCCGAAGGTGCGGACAGCTTTGAGTGA
- the rsbW gene encoding anti-sigma B factor RsbW → MESFDFIEIKVPAKPEYVGVIRLTASGVANRMGFSYEDIEDLKVAISEAVTNTVNHAYEKDEDGEVTIGFGVYENRLEVMVADHGDSFNLDQVKRNIGPYEAAEPIEQLREGGFGLFLIDALMDKVEINSDSGVIVLMTKYLHENEVGLDDDQISTTQ, encoded by the coding sequence ATGGAATCTTTCGATTTTATCGAGATCAAAGTACCGGCTAAACCAGAATACGTTGGTGTGATTCGCTTGACTGCTTCAGGTGTTGCAAACCGGATGGGTTTTTCCTATGAGGATATCGAGGATTTGAAGGTTGCAATTTCCGAGGCGGTGACGAACACGGTTAACCATGCATATGAAAAGGATGAAGATGGCGAAGTTACGATCGGTTTCGGCGTATATGAAAATCGTCTCGAAGTGATGGTCGCCGATCATGGCGACAGCTTCAACTTGGATCAAGTAAAAAGGAATATTGGCCCGTATGAGGCAGCAGAACCCATCGAACAGCTGAGGGAGGGCGGTTTTGGTTTATTCCTGATAGATGCGTTGATGGACAAAGTGGAAATCAACAGCGATTCTGGAGTGATCGTCCTCATGACGAAATACCTTCATGAAAATGAGGTGGGGCTAGATGACGACCAAATCTCAACCACACAATAA
- a CDS encoding anti-sigma factor antagonist has translation MNLTVDVQEQAGKSIVLLAGEIDAYTAPKLKETLLSLTSKEGNKVEVNLEQVNYMDSTGLGVFVSGLKSTKENNSELKLVQLQDRVYRLFEITGLIDVIDVDKTVRGGY, from the coding sequence ATGAACTTAACTGTTGACGTACAAGAACAAGCAGGGAAATCAATTGTTCTTTTAGCTGGTGAAATAGATGCCTATACAGCTCCTAAATTGAAAGAAACACTTTTATCCCTGACGAGTAAAGAGGGGAATAAAGTCGAAGTCAATCTGGAGCAGGTGAATTATATGGACAGTACCGGATTGGGCGTATTCGTTAGCGGGTTGAAATCGACGAAAGAAAACAACAGTGAATTGAAGCTCGTACAGCTGCAGGATCGTGTATACCGTTTGTTCGAGATTACAGGTTTGATCGATGTGATCGATGTTGACAAAACAGTACGAGGTGGCTATTAA
- a CDS encoding PP2C family protein-serine/threonine phosphatase, giving the protein MDALKLDLSHYRELLKQYIDTQDESALYEAEQISKRSIQHNISLEEIINTHINALEDIYPDLPENIQHSMSFLLEVMISYGLALQEFQDLREEQLEIKSEISVAARMQNTLLSTEKPDVEGFDIGVVSVPANQMNGDYHHFIHHEDGTVGITVADVIGKGIPAALCMSMIKYAMESFPSEHKKPSEILESLNRVVERNVDPSMFITMFYALFNPEASTITYSSAGHEPGFYYHAAEDAFEEIRAKGVVLGVTDTAQYRQYEREIHAGDMIILLTDGVTECRQGDRFIESEEVLEVIKSFSHLPAQELVENVYKHFEKLQDFHLRDDFTLIIIKKDV; this is encoded by the coding sequence GTGGATGCGCTTAAGCTAGATCTGTCCCACTATCGGGAACTGCTCAAGCAATACATCGATACACAGGATGAGTCTGCCCTATATGAGGCGGAGCAGATAAGTAAACGCTCCATCCAGCACAATATATCGCTGGAGGAGATCATCAACACGCATATCAATGCGCTGGAAGATATCTATCCGGATCTTCCAGAGAATATACAGCACTCGATGAGCTTCCTATTGGAGGTGATGATTTCCTACGGTTTGGCGCTTCAGGAATTCCAGGATCTGAGGGAAGAGCAGCTCGAGATCAAATCGGAGATCTCCGTGGCTGCTCGGATGCAGAATACGTTGCTGTCGACTGAAAAGCCTGATGTGGAAGGCTTTGATATCGGTGTTGTCAGCGTACCTGCGAATCAGATGAATGGTGATTACCATCACTTCATTCATCATGAAGATGGTACTGTAGGTATCACAGTGGCTGATGTGATCGGTAAAGGTATCCCAGCGGCATTATGTATGTCCATGATCAAATATGCGATGGAAAGTTTTCCGTCCGAGCATAAAAAACCGAGTGAGATTCTTGAAAGCCTTAATCGGGTTGTGGAGCGCAATGTCGATCCCAGCATGTTCATCACGATGTTTTATGCTCTTTTCAATCCGGAGGCCAGCACGATCACTTACTCATCAGCAGGGCATGAACCTGGTTTTTATTATCATGCTGCCGAGGATGCATTCGAAGAGATCAGGGCGAAAGGGGTCGTCCTCGGTGTTACGGATACGGCCCAATACCGCCAATATGAAAGGGAAATCCATGCAGGGGATATGATCATCCTGCTGACGGACGGCGTTACCGAATGCCGTCAGGGAGATCGTTTCATCGAGAGTGAGGAAGTGCTGGAGGTCATCAAGAGTTTTTCCCATCTCCCAGCACAGGAATTGGTGGAAAACGTATATAAACATTTCGAAAAACTGCAGGATTTTCATCTGCGGGATGACTTTACCTTAATAATTATCAAAAAAGATGTTTGA
- a CDS encoding anti-sigma regulatory factor: MDFRTCVNIQKEWDIVGARQFGRDFSKKLGFGIVDQARIATAISELARNIYLYAGSGKICFDEVENVGSRGICIVAIDTGPGIKDISQVMEDGFSTSGGLGAGLPGVKRLMDEFDITSKIGEGTEIRVVKWVR, encoded by the coding sequence ATGGACTTCAGAACCTGTGTGAATATACAGAAAGAATGGGACATTGTCGGTGCAAGACAATTCGGCCGCGACTTTTCGAAAAAGCTGGGCTTTGGGATCGTCGATCAAGCTCGTATCGCAACTGCTATTTCGGAGCTTGCACGTAATATCTATCTTTATGCCGGAAGCGGAAAAATCTGCTTTGATGAAGTGGAGAATGTCGGTTCGCGCGGGATTTGCATCGTCGCAATCGATACAGGTCCAGGTATTAAAGATATCAGTCAGGTAATGGAGGATGGTTTTTCCACATCCGGAGGTCTGGGCGCAGGTCTTCCTGGTGTAAAACGCCTGATGGATGAATTTGATATTACTTCAAAGATAGGCGAAGGGACGGAAATCCGCGTCGTGAAATGGGTCCGTTAG
- a CDS encoding STAS domain-containing protein has product MRIPILKLHNYLLISIQIDLDDQTAIQFQEDLLNKIHQSGATGVVIDLTSVDIIDSFIAKVLGDVVTMSDLMGAKVVLTGIQPAVAVTLIDLGIHLNEVTTALDLEQGLIKLRQELEE; this is encoded by the coding sequence GTGAGAATCCCAATATTGAAGCTGCATAACTATTTGCTGATCAGTATCCAGATCGATCTGGATGACCAGACTGCGATTCAATTCCAGGAAGACTTGCTCAATAAAATCCATCAGAGCGGGGCGACAGGAGTGGTCATCGACTTGACTTCCGTCGACATCATCGACTCCTTCATCGCCAAAGTATTGGGCGATGTAGTGACAATGTCCGACTTGATGGGGGCAAAGGTCGTCCTGACCGGAATCCAGCCAGCTGTGGCCGTGACACTTATCGATTTGGGCATTCATTTGAATGAGGTAACGACAGCATTAGATTTAGAACAAGGATTGATCAAATTGCGCCAGGAACTGGAGGAGTGA
- a CDS encoding STAS domain-containing protein, protein MAKNLKEILVENSDNLIHMWLEEVAEKQKNVVISTISQDLFENTNREFVDIIFGSVEKESLTSDLDSFTERVINLGWPLSYLTDGLQLFKRVAVEFLVDHEELDVPVSKVLRHVDELVNPFINQLVNEYSGNWENTVSLQRVALQELSAPLIPVMDNITVMPLIGTIDTERAKFIMENLLDGVIKHHAEVVLIDITGVPVVDTMVAHHIIQAAEAVRLIGSTCILVGIRPEIAQTIVNLGIDLSKFPTKSSLRKGFTTALEMTNKMIVQTNSEEQTIEELIDSLDGSEQP, encoded by the coding sequence ATGGCAAAAAATCTGAAGGAGATTCTGGTTGAAAACAGTGACAATCTGATTCATATGTGGCTTGAGGAAGTCGCAGAGAAACAGAAAAATGTCGTGATTTCCACTATTTCGCAGGATCTTTTCGAAAACACGAACCGGGAATTCGTCGATATCATTTTCGGCAGTGTCGAGAAGGAGAGCTTGACTTCCGATCTGGACAGCTTTACAGAACGAGTCATCAATCTGGGCTGGCCGCTCAGCTATCTGACGGATGGCCTGCAGCTTTTCAAACGCGTCGCAGTGGAGTTCCTTGTCGATCACGAAGAGTTGGATGTCCCTGTGTCGAAAGTGTTAAGGCATGTGGATGAGCTTGTGAATCCGTTCATCAACCAGCTGGTGAATGAATATTCCGGCAACTGGGAAAATACAGTATCCCTTCAGCGTGTCGCATTGCAGGAATTATCTGCACCTTTGATCCCGGTCATGGATAATATCACAGTCATGCCGCTGATTGGAACCATTGATACGGAGCGGGCCAAATTCATCATGGAGAATTTACTCGATGGCGTAATCAAGCATCATGCAGAGGTAGTGCTGATTGATATTACTGGTGTACCGGTTGTGGATACCATGGTCGCACATCATATCATCCAGGCTGCAGAAGCAGTGAGGCTGATCGGGTCCACTTGCATCCTTGTCGGTATCAGACCGGAGATTGCCCAGACGATTGTGAATCTGGGGATAGATCTCAGTAAGTTCCCGACGAAGAGCTCCCTTCGCAAGGGATTCACTACCGCTCTTGAAATGACGAACAAAATGATCGTACAAACAAACAGCGAAGAACAGACGATTGAAGAGCTGATCGATTCGCTTGATGGGAGTGAACAACCGTGA
- a CDS encoding type II toxin-antitoxin system PemK/MazF family toxin: MIVKRGEVYFADLSPVVGSEQGGVRPVLVLQNDIGNRFSPTVIIAAITAQIQKAKLPTHVEIDAKKYGFERDSVILLEQIRTIDKQRLTDKITQLDPQMMGNINRALEISLGLTEF, translated from the coding sequence TTGATCGTTAAAAGAGGCGAAGTCTATTTCGCCGACCTGTCCCCGGTAGTGGGATCAGAACAGGGGGGCGTACGCCCGGTGTTGGTCCTGCAGAATGATATCGGCAATCGATTCAGTCCGACCGTCATCATAGCGGCAATAACGGCACAGATCCAAAAAGCCAAGCTGCCGACCCATGTGGAGATCGATGCCAAGAAGTATGGATTTGAGCGGGATTCCGTCATTCTTCTGGAACAGATCCGAACAATCGACAAGCAGCGGCTGACGGATAAGATCACCCAGCTTGACCCACAGATGATGGGAAATATCAATCGAGCACTTGAAATAAGCCTAGGCCTTACAGAGTTCTAG
- a CDS encoding antitoxin: MVVSEGLQEIVVKLPKKLLNEVDGLMQNNNNSLDHFFYQATKSYVQERKNIRETMQKGYMEMARINLNIASEAFQAEEEAEVTLERLVSGV, translated from the coding sequence ATGGTTGTGTCCGAAGGCTTACAAGAAATCGTTGTAAAGCTGCCTAAGAAACTCCTGAATGAGGTGGATGGTTTGATGCAGAATAATAACAATAGTCTCGATCATTTCTTCTATCAAGCAACGAAGTCATACGTGCAGGAAAGAAAGAATATCCGTGAGACCATGCAGAAGGGTTACATGGAGATGGCACGTATCAATCTTAATATCGCTTCAGAAGCTTTCCAAGCTGAAGAGGAGGCAGAAGTAACGTTAGAGCGCCTTGTAAGCGGGGTGTAG
- the alr gene encoding alanine racemase codes for MRNDQFYRDSWVEINLDHVEYNIKQLAAHIGEDKGIYAVVKANAYGHGYVQVAQTALDAGAQALAVAFLDEAIHLRKNGIHAAILVLGATRPEDAAIAADHDISLTFYRKDWLETVRAQQFRKPLQLHMKLDTGMGRLGFRTEEEVREVLPLLDVPSLHLEGVYTHFATADDADLAYFEGQRSKFDKLFQSLREEWQHPIIVHTDNSAASMRFAADESDFVRFGIGMYGLYPSKVVKEEHPINLRQAFSLHSRLVHVKQLEAHEAVSYGATYETNKPEWIGTLPIGYADGWIRKMQGFEVLVDGKRMPVVGRVCMDQCMVRLDKAYPNGTEVVLIGPQQDAFISMDEVADWVDTINYEVPCLIAARMPRVYKRSGEIVEVTNALSPGESL; via the coding sequence ATGCGGAATGACCAATTTTATCGGGATTCCTGGGTGGAAATAAATCTCGATCATGTTGAATATAATATAAAGCAACTGGCAGCACATATCGGAGAAGACAAAGGGATTTATGCAGTTGTCAAAGCTAATGCATACGGACATGGGTATGTCCAAGTCGCGCAGACGGCACTGGATGCCGGGGCCCAAGCCCTGGCTGTCGCCTTTTTGGATGAGGCAATCCATCTGCGCAAAAATGGCATTCATGCAGCCATCCTTGTGCTTGGGGCGACTAGGCCGGAGGATGCGGCAATAGCTGCAGATCATGATATCTCACTGACTTTCTACCGCAAGGATTGGCTGGAGACCGTACGTGCACAGCAATTCCGCAAGCCGCTGCAGCTGCATATGAAGCTGGATACCGGAATGGGAAGATTAGGTTTTCGGACGGAGGAGGAAGTACGGGAGGTCTTGCCGCTGCTCGATGTCCCATCCCTTCACCTTGAAGGTGTCTATACGCATTTTGCAACAGCTGACGATGCGGATTTAGCTTACTTTGAAGGACAGCGGAGTAAGTTTGATAAGCTGTTCCAATCGCTGCGGGAAGAGTGGCAGCACCCAATCATCGTGCATACGGACAATAGCGCAGCCAGTATGCGCTTCGCTGCGGATGAGTCGGATTTTGTCCGTTTTGGAATCGGCATGTACGGACTATATCCGTCAAAGGTCGTCAAAGAGGAACATCCGATCAATCTCCGCCAAGCGTTTTCCCTGCACAGCAGACTTGTGCATGTGAAGCAGCTTGAAGCGCATGAAGCGGTAAGTTACGGTGCAACCTATGAAACAAATAAACCCGAATGGATCGGGACCCTGCCGATCGGCTATGCTGATGGCTGGATCCGCAAGATGCAGGGCTTCGAAGTACTTGTAGATGGCAAACGAATGCCTGTTGTCGGCAGGGTTTGCATGGATCAATGCATGGTGAGGCTTGATAAAGCCTATCCGAACGGTACAGAGGTCGTTCTCATCGGTCCGCAGCAGGATGCATTTATCAGCATGGATGAAGTGGCAGACTGGGTCGATACCATAAATTATGAGGTTCCTTGCCTCATCGCCGCCCGGATGCCTCGCGTTTATAAACGCTCTGGTGAGATTGTCGAAGTCACCAATGCGCTTTCTCCCGGCGAAAGCTTGTAA
- a CDS encoding outer membrane lipoprotein carrier protein LolA — MKRFAGLIVFAAFLFLLAGCGDASREEVVQNLEETSAELQGYKAEATMKLNTGEEQQAYGIDIWYQKDDHYRVLLKNDADEQGSQVILRNKDGVFVLTPALKKSFKFQSEWPYNSSQPYLYQSLVQDVLKDDDASFETTEEHYVFQTKTTYQNNTTLPYQEIYFNKKTYTPELVKVLDKDKKPMVEVAFSAFKLDPKFTDKDFELENNLTGSLSGVPASAVPTEQQGLTVLYPTETVGATLAEEKEVSVDGKERVILTYEGEKSFTLIQERADVSETAPAAATPASGEPFSLGFTVGAITSSSLTWTHDGVDYMLASEELTREEIQEVAASINGQAMK; from the coding sequence ATGAAAAGATTTGCTGGTTTGATTGTCTTTGCTGCCTTTTTATTCTTACTAGCCGGCTGCGGCGATGCTTCCCGGGAGGAAGTGGTCCAAAATCTGGAAGAGACATCTGCTGAGCTGCAAGGCTACAAGGCCGAAGCCACTATGAAGCTGAACACAGGAGAAGAACAGCAGGCCTACGGAATCGATATATGGTACCAAAAAGACGACCATTACCGCGTTTTATTGAAAAACGATGCTGACGAGCAAGGCAGTCAGGTGATCCTGCGAAATAAGGATGGTGTATTCGTGCTCACCCCCGCTTTGAAGAAAAGCTTCAAATTCCAAAGCGAATGGCCTTATAACAGCAGTCAGCCTTATTTGTACCAGTCGCTGGTCCAGGATGTCCTGAAGGATGATGATGCTTCTTTCGAGACAACGGAGGAGCATTATGTTTTCCAGACGAAAACGACATATCAAAACAATACGACACTGCCTTATCAAGAGATCTATTTCAATAAAAAGACGTATACACCCGAGCTTGTGAAAGTGCTGGATAAAGATAAGAAACCAATGGTTGAAGTGGCGTTCTCTGCCTTCAAACTGGATCCGAAGTTCACAGACAAGGATTTTGAACTGGAAAATAACCTGACCGGTTCCTTATCCGGCGTGCCTGCTTCGGCCGTGCCAACGGAACAACAAGGGCTGACTGTGCTGTATCCTACTGAAACAGTCGGTGCGACGCTTGCCGAGGAGAAGGAAGTAAGTGTGGATGGGAAGGAACGCGTCATCCTGACGTATGAAGGAGAAAAGAGTTTCACTTTGATTCAGGAGCGTGCGGACGTTTCGGAAACCGCGCCGGCTGCTGCCACACCTGCCAGCGGAGAACCATTCAGCCTTGGTTTCACTGTGGGAGCCATTACATCTTCCAGTCTGACATGGACACATGATGGTGTGGATTATATGCTGGCCAGCGAGGAATTGACCCGGGAAGAAATACAGGAAGTGGCTGCATCCATAAACGGCCAGGCCATGAAATGA